The sequence ACCAAAGAGATACGCCTGGCGAAAGGGTGTTCGATTTAGTTTTCAGCCTTTTCCAAAACGGAAAGCGCCCACCAAAGAGATATAGCATCCGTCATGGGAGGGCGGTCTCCCCGGGGCGGTCATCACGGATGCCGCGTCAGCGGTCCGCGCCTCCGCCCAGCGCCCTCCGCAGCCGCCGCAGGCATTCCTCCTTCCCGAGCACGTAAAGGAGGTAATGGAGGGCGGGGCCGTGTTCCCTCCCGGTGAGCGCCACCCGCACGGGCATGAGCACTTCCCTGGGCGCGATGTCCCGGTCCGCGAATGCGCCCTTGAGTAGCGCCACCATGTCCTTTGCGTCCTCCAGTCCACGCATCTCCCCCGCTTCCAGGATATCCATGGCCTTCCGCAGGGACCTTTCGGCCACCTCCCCGTGCAGCCACCCCGATGCATGTTCGTCCGGGACCACGGCCTCACCGTAGGGCTCCAGGTAGCGCGGGAGCTCGCCAAGGGTGGTGACGTTATCGAGCACGGACTCCACCATCAACGGGAAATGGGGGTGCCGCGACCACGCCGGCGCGAAGCTTTTTGCCGCCTCCACCACCTCGTGCCGGGGCATGCGGCGGAGATGTTTTCCGTTCAGCCAGTCCAGCCTCTCCCGGTCGAAGACGGCCGGGCTGGACGAAAGATCGCCGATATCGAACATGCGCACCAGGTCCCGCAGGTCGAGGACCTCCCTACCCTGTGGGGGCGACCAGGAGAGCAGCGCCAGGTAGTTGGCCAGCGCCTGGGGAAGGTAGCCCATCTCCCGGTACTCGCGCACGGAGGTGGCGCCGTGCCGCTTGCTCATCTTTCCCCCGTCGGGTCCCAGGAGGAGGGAATGGTGCAGGTACATGGGCGCGGGGTAGCCCAGCGCGTCGAAGAGCAGCAGGTGCCGCGCGGTGTTGGTGAGATGGTCCTCGCCCCGTATGACGTGGGTTATGCCCATGACGGCGTCGTCCACCACCACCGAGAAGTTGAACCCGGCTCGGCCATCGGAGCGCAGGATGATGAAGTCGCCGAAGGAACCCGCGGGAAAGCGCACGAAGCCGTGCAGGAGGTCCTGGAATATTATTTCCCTCTCCGGGACACGGAAACGCAGTGCGGGCCGTTCACCCGCAGCCTCGCGCTCCTTGACCTCCCGGGCCGAGAGGTCGCGGCAGGCACCGTCGTAGAGGGGAGGACGACCCTCCTCTATCGCCCTGCGCTTCTTCTCTTCCAGCACGGCGGGAGGACAGAAGCAGGGGTACGCCCAGCCTTTCTCCACCAGCAGCCGCGCGTGTTCGCGGTAGATCTCCCCGCGCTCGCTCTGGCGGTAGGGAGAATGCGGCCCGCCCAGGTCGGGACCCTCGTCCCAGTCCAGCCCCAGCCAGCGCAGGTCGTCGAGAATGGCCTCTTCCCACTCCTTGCGGGACCGCTCCACGTCGGTATCCTCGATGCGCAGGACCATCCTTCCTCCCTGGCCGCGCGCGAAAAGCCAGTTGAAAAGCGCGGTGCGCGCCGATCCCAGGTGAAGGTGGCCGGTGGGCGAGGGAGCGAACCTCACCCTGGCCGGCACGGCCGACTCGTTCGCGTGATCACCGCCATCCATGAGGGAATCTTATCACAACGCCCTTTACCCATCCCTTTTCCCCGGGATTTTTCCATCCCTTTCACCCGGGTTTCCCTTTCCCCGTTGGCATTTCCTCCCAGGCATATCTTCCCTGGCCCTTCCCCCGGGGACGTCCACGCAACGGGGCGCGCCACGACGCGGCAACGCGTGAAAACACCCGGGAGCATCGGGCCCGCAAGGATGTGCGAGCGCCACATCCCCGGCTCGCGCGGGAAAGGCTCAATGCCTCCTTCTCAGGAACGCCTTTTCCGCCTCCGCCACGATCAGTACCAGGAAGAAAAGCGCGCAGGAGAGCGCGAACTCGGCGAGGGTAAGGGGTTCCGTGAGGAACACCCCGTGGCAGAAGGGAAGGTACACGACGCCCGCCTGCAGGGCGACGATGAGCAGGGCGGCGCCCAGGAGTGGTGGGTTGCTGAACAGCCCCAGCCTGAAGAGCGACTCCTTTTCGGAACGGACCACCATGGCCACGGCCATCCTGCCCACCAGCAGCGAGGTGAATACCATCGTCTGCCAGTGCATGCCCTCACCGTGCGCCCATGCCTGCAAGAGCAGGGTCAAGGCGCCGATGAGCATCCCGTACCTCAGCATAAAAAAGGCGCGGCCCTTCGACAGCACCTGTTCGCCCGGGAGCACCGGCGGCCGTGTCATGACGTCCTCCTCCGCCCTCTCCACGGTGAGGGCAAGGCCGGGAAGGCTGTCGCAGAGCAGGTTCATCCACAGTATCTGCACCGGTCGCAGCGGGAGGGGCAGGGCGAAGAAGGGCGCCACGAAGACGGCCAGGAGCGTGCCGGCGTTGGAGGCCATGGTGTATTTAAGGAATTTGAGGATGTTGTCGTAGATGCGCCTCCCCTCCCTGACCGCCCTCACGATGGTGGCGAAGTTGTCGTCGAGGAGGATCATGTCCGACGCCTCCTTGGCCACGTCCGTGCCGGCCACGCCCATGGCCACACCGATATCCGCCGCCTTCAGGGCGGGGGCGTCGTTGACCCCGTCCCCGGTCATGGCCACCACCTGGCCCCGGTCCTTGAGGGCCCTGACGATCTTCAGCTTCTGTTCGGGAGCGACCCTGGCGTAGACCTGCACGTGCTCCACCCGCGCCTCGAACTCCTCCATGGAAATCGCTTCCAGCTCATCCCCGGTCATCAGGGCTTCCCCGCCGTCGTCCAGGATGCCCAGCCTGCGGGCCACGGCCGCGGCCGTCACGGGGTGATCGCCGGTTATCATGACCGGCCTTATGCCTGCCGTCCTGCATAGGGACACCGCCTCCAGCGCTTCCTCGCGCGGAGGGTCGATGATGCCCACCAGCCCGAGGAGGGTGAGATCCGACTCTATCTCTTCCGGGTCCATCGTCCCGGGGAAGCTTTCCCACTCCTTCATGCCGATGCCCAGCACCCGCAGCCCTTCCCGCGCCATCTTCTCCGTTACCTCGTGCATCTCGTCGGCATCCAGTCTCTTCCTGACGCCGTCCACGAGCACCGTGCTCGAGAGGCCCACCATCACCTCGGCCGCTCCCTTGGTAAAGGTGATGACCCTGCCTTCGGGCGAGCGGTGGAAGGTGGTCATGCACTTCCTCTCCGCCTCGAAGGGGATCTCCGCCAGGCGAGGGAACATTCTCTCCTGCTCCGCCCTGTCGAAGCCGTTTATCTCCGCCAGGGAGAGAAGCGCAGCCTCGGTGGGGTCGCCGATGACCTCTCCGCGGCTGTCCAGGCGGGCGTCGTTGCACAGGGCGAGGGCCCTGAGGAATTCCTCTCCGCGCCCCGCCAGGTCGCTCTCGCGCAGGAGTTCCCCCTCGAGGTACACCGCCTCCACCACCATGCGGTTCAAGGTCAGGGTTCCCGTCTTGTCGCTGCAGATGAAGGTCACCGAGCCCAGCGTCTCCACGGCGGGAAGCCTGCGCACCAGGGCGTTCTGCCTCGTCATCCTCTTCGCCCCCAGGGCGAGGGTTATGGTGACTACGGCGGGCAGGGCTTCGGGGATGGCGGCCACCGCCAGGGCGATGGCGGTGAGAAACATGAGCAGCCATGCTTCGCCGCGCACGACCCCCGCCACGAGATAGGCGATGCAGGCAGCCAGGATGGCCAGGGTGAGTGTTCTGCCGAAGCCTGCCAGGCGCTTCTGCAGGGGCGTCCTTCCCTCCCCTTCCCCCTGCAGCATGGCCGCGATGCGCCCCAGTTCCGTGTCCATGCCCGTGGCCACCACCACGCCGAGGGCGCGCCCGTAGGTCACGAAGGTGCCCAGGTAGGCCATGTTTCTGCGGTCTCCGAGGGGAAGGCTATCGCCGTGCAGCGGCCGCGCCTGTTTCTCCGCCGGCACCGACTCGCCGGTGAGGGCCGATTCGTCCACGCGCAGGTGGGTGGTCTCCAGGAGCCTGAGGTCGGCGGGGACCACCCTTCCCGTGTCCAGGAGTACGATGTCGCCGGGCACGAGTTGGGAGGCGGGCACGCTGCCCAGCATGCGGTCCCTGATCACCACCGCGGTGGGCTCCGCCATCTTCTTCAACGCCTGCACCGCCTTCTCCGCCCGGTACTCCTGAACGAACCCGGTGACGGCGTTGAGTACCACGATGGTCGCTATGGCCAGGGAGTCCGTGACCTCTCCGATGGCCCCCGCGACGACCGCGGCGGCGATAAGGACGAGGATCATGAAGTCGCTGAACTGCGCCAGGAGCATGGCGAGGGGGGTTTTACCGCCCGTTTCCTCCAGCTCGTTGGGACCGTACCTTTCCAGCCGCTCCCGCGCCTCCTGCGAGGAAAGCCCCCGGTGAGACGAGGCCAACTCCCGCAGGACCTCTTCTCCCTCCATAAGATGCCAGTGCATGTGACCGTCTCTTCCTTCCTTTGCGCAGTCGCGCCGGCACTCTCGCAGTTCCGCGGCTGTCACCACACCCCTGTCAACACATCCCTGGTCTCTTTATATCTGGATCTACTTCGGCGAGCGGCGGTTAACCTTCCGGGTGCTTTCGTCTTCATTCCGGTCGCACGCCGATCGCAGGTTACCGCATATCTGATCATGTTTTCCTCATTTTATCTGGAGCGTACTCATGTTCCCGTCATTCTGATTGGAAAGTCGGTGCTTCTCCGGAGAGACAGGGAGGTAGCGCGGGCGCTCAGGAGGTGACGGGCATGACCTCGATGTGCAGGTCCCCCTCGGGGGTGAGCTCCCATTCCACCCTGCTCTCGACGTTGAAGGCCTTCTCGAAAAGCCCCTGGGCGAGACCCACGCCCAGCAGGGGCAGGGCGACGTTGACCATCTTCAGCTCCACGCCCCTCCTGCCCATGCGCAGGTACTCCAGGTATCCCAGTCCCCGTACGGCCAGCTTCTCGCGCATGCCCTCCTCGGTGGTCACCTCCTCCACCGCGAAGAAACCGGATTTGACGAAGCGCCTCTGGGCCTCCACCACCACGCGGGGGATCTCCTCTCCCAGCTCGTTCTCCAGCTCCTCGAACACGGGATCCACCATGGCTGGTCCCGTCATGACCATGCGCCTGCCCGTGAGAGAGCTCCTGATGGAACCGTTGGCCAGGTCCCACTTGAACTCCTGCAGCGCAAGGGGCGCCTCGCAGTGCGGACACTTTTCCAGGCTGCATTTGCCCGGCCTGGGCTCCTGGGCGTAGTCCTTCCACCGTAACCTGCTCTTCAACTCAGAGGGGTTCTCGGCCTCGAAGATGGTTATGCGGTAGACACCGGGCGAGGTCTCCTCGTATCTTATGCCCGGCTCCCTCCCCACCACGGCCTCTATGGCGCCCGCGAAGTTGCCTACCGCCAGGGGCACGGAGTAGGGCCTCTCGGCCAGCACGGTTATGTAATCGTCTTTCGTTCCCTCGTATCTCACGTCCGCCAGCGTGAGCTTCCCGTATCCCATGGCCTTCCAGATGACGAAGGTCGAGTCGAAAACGACCTGCAGGTCTATTTCCCTTTTCCTGATCATCTCGATGACGTCTTCCGGCAAGACGTAACGCATGTACTCCCGGGTATATCTGCGCGAGGCGTCGATGACCAGGTGTTGCACGGACGTGCCTATGATCTCCTCGATCCCCCGGTAAACGGGATCGAGGTTGCCGCATTCGAACAACACCAGCCTCTGGCGTTCGTCGCGCCGGGGCCGGATCACCCCTTCCTCCGTCCAGACATGCTGGCTGCTGACATAGAAGGGAGTTCCGCAATCGGGACAGGTGTCTATTTCCGCCATATTTGCTCCCTCTTGATATCTACTTCGTCAATCCGGGAGAAACGATAAAGTCGCCCGCCGCGATCTCACCGGCACGCAGCAGCAGGCATTTGCATGTCCCGATATCCTGAAGGTCGTTCGCCCTTTGATCTCGCCGGCAAAACAGCGGTTAGGCTGTCTTATTATATTTAGGGCGAAGATCCATGGCAAGCGAGTAGACGAAGCAGCATCAAGGATACGGCATCAAGGATGGAACGGCGATCAAGCGGTGCAGCGTTTCCTAGGATCCCTCCACCATGAAACGCACGTGTTCCCCGATATCCACGGCATGGTCGGCGATGCGCTCGAAGAAGCGGGCGATCATGACGACGCGCACGGCCACCTCCAGCTCCTCCTCGCGCCCGCTGTCGAACTCCTTGAAGAAGCCGCGGTAGAGGCGGTCCACGGCGTCGTCCATGGCGTCCAGCTCCCTGGCCATCTCCACGTTGCGCTCCTTGAAACAATCCATGGCCCGTTCCACCAGCCGCATGGCCCGCCGGGCCATCTCGTCTATGGCCTCCCTCATCCAGGAGCGTACGGCAGCGGCGTGGATGTTCTTCACCGCCACCGCGATGTCCTCGCAGAGGTCGGCCATGCGCTCGAACTTCTGGGCGATGCGCATGATGACGATGATGAGCCTCAGGTCCACGGCCACCGGAGCCTGCCTTGCAAGCAGCTCCAGGCCACCCTCCTCCAGCCGGTTGCGGTAAGCGTCGAAGAGGTCGTCGCCGGCTATTATCTCGTCGGCGGCCCGGTGGTCCAGCTCCAGGAAACAGAGCCGCGTCCTCTCTATGGTCTGCAGGAGCTCGCTCCCCATGCGCAGCGTCTCCGCGTACAGCTCTTCCAGCTGCTCGTGAAAGTCCTTCCTGGCCTCCAAAATCGCCCTCCCCTACCCGAATCTCCCCGTTATGTACCTCTCCGTCCTCTCGTCCGAGGGGTTGGTGAAGATGGTACCCGTTTCTCCGAACTCGATCATCCGCCCCGGCTCCCCCTGTCTCTCGATGAGGAAGAAGGCGGTGTAGTCGCTCACCCGTGCAGCCTGCTGCATGTTGTGGGTGACGATGACGATGGTATAGCGCTCCTTCAGCTCCACCAGCAGGTCCTCGATGCGCTGCGTGGCGATGGGATCGAGCGCCGAACAGGGCTCGTCGAGGAGGATGACCTCCGGCTCCACCGCCAGCACGCGGGCGATGCACAGGCGCTGCTGCTGTCCGCCGGAGAGGGCCATAGCCGGCTCGCGCAGCTTGTCCTTGACCTCTTCCCATAATGCCGCCTTCCTCAGGCTGGCCTCCACTATATCCTGCAAGGCAACGCGGTCCTTTATGCCGAGAACACGCGGGCCGAAGGCGACGTTCTCGAAGACCGTCTTCGGGAAGGGGTTGGGCTTCTGGAAAACCATGCCCACCTTCTGGCGCAGGGCGATGGGGTCGCAGTAGCGATCGTAGATGTCCACGCCGTCCAACAGCACCCTGCCCTCCACGCGGCACCCCTCTACAAGGTCGTTCATGCGATTGAGGCAGCGCAAAAACGACGACTTGCCGCACCCGGAAGGGCCGATGACCGCGGTTATGCTGCGTTCCTTCACTTCCAGGCCGATGTCCTCGAGTATCTTCTGTTTTCCATAGAAAAGGCTCATACCCTCCAGGACGAACTTCGCGCCCCCCGTTTCACGCAAGCCCGTTTCCCCCCCGACGAAGGGCTCCGCATGCTCACCCTCCCGGAGGCCACCTGGAGCGCCGACCTCCGCGCTCATCTCAACGCCGGTAGGGTTATCCATCCCCGTGTCTTCACGATCCACGCCGGTAACCTCGCTAGTCATGCCGCCACCCATCCTCGCTTCGCTCCTCT is a genomic window of Actinomycetota bacterium containing:
- a CDS encoding glutamate--tRNA ligase, producing MDGGDHANESAVPARVRFAPSPTGHLHLGSARTALFNWLFARGQGGRMVLRIEDTDVERSRKEWEEAILDDLRWLGLDWDEGPDLGGPHSPYRQSERGEIYREHARLLVEKGWAYPCFCPPAVLEEKKRRAIEEGRPPLYDGACRDLSAREVKEREAAGERPALRFRVPEREIIFQDLLHGFVRFPAGSFGDFIILRSDGRAGFNFSVVVDDAVMGITHVIRGEDHLTNTARHLLLFDALGYPAPMYLHHSLLLGPDGGKMSKRHGATSVREYREMGYLPQALANYLALLSWSPPQGREVLDLRDLVRMFDIGDLSSSPAVFDRERLDWLNGKHLRRMPRHEVVEAAKSFAPAWSRHPHFPLMVESVLDNVTTLGELPRYLEPYGEAVVPDEHASGWLHGEVAERSLRKAMDILEAGEMRGLEDAKDMVALLKGAFADRDIAPREVLMPVRVALTGREHGPALHYLLYVLGKEECLRRLRRALGGGADR
- a CDS encoding cation-translocating P-type ATPase produces the protein MHWHLMEGEEVLRELASSHRGLSSQEARERLERYGPNELEETGGKTPLAMLLAQFSDFMILVLIAAAVVAGAIGEVTDSLAIATIVVLNAVTGFVQEYRAEKAVQALKKMAEPTAVVIRDRMLGSVPASQLVPGDIVLLDTGRVVPADLRLLETTHLRVDESALTGESVPAEKQARPLHGDSLPLGDRRNMAYLGTFVTYGRALGVVVATGMDTELGRIAAMLQGEGEGRTPLQKRLAGFGRTLTLAILAACIAYLVAGVVRGEAWLLMFLTAIALAVAAIPEALPAVVTITLALGAKRMTRQNALVRRLPAVETLGSVTFICSDKTGTLTLNRMVVEAVYLEGELLRESDLAGRGEEFLRALALCNDARLDSRGEVIGDPTEAALLSLAEINGFDRAEQERMFPRLAEIPFEAERKCMTTFHRSPEGRVITFTKGAAEVMVGLSSTVLVDGVRKRLDADEMHEVTEKMAREGLRVLGIGMKEWESFPGTMDPEEIESDLTLLGLVGIIDPPREEALEAVSLCRTAGIRPVMITGDHPVTAAAVARRLGILDDGGEALMTGDELEAISMEEFEARVEHVQVYARVAPEQKLKIVRALKDRGQVVAMTGDGVNDAPALKAADIGVAMGVAGTDVAKEASDMILLDDNFATIVRAVREGRRIYDNILKFLKYTMASNAGTLLAVFVAPFFALPLPLRPVQILWMNLLCDSLPGLALTVERAEEDVMTRPPVLPGEQVLSKGRAFFMLRYGMLIGALTLLLQAWAHGEGMHWQTMVFTSLLVGRMAVAMVVRSEKESLFRLGLFSNPPLLGAALLIVALQAGVVYLPFCHGVFLTEPLTLAEFALSCALFFLVLIVAEAEKAFLRRRH
- the phoU gene encoding phosphate signaling complex protein PhoU — protein: MEARKDFHEQLEELYAETLRMGSELLQTIERTRLCFLELDHRAADEIIAGDDLFDAYRNRLEEGGLELLARQAPVAVDLRLIIVIMRIAQKFERMADLCEDIAVAVKNIHAAAVRSWMREAIDEMARRAMRLVERAMDCFKERNVEMARELDAMDDAVDRLYRGFFKEFDSGREEELEVAVRVVMIARFFERIADHAVDIGEHVRFMVEGS
- a CDS encoding phosphate ABC transporter ATP-binding protein; translation: MSAEVGAPGGLREGEHAEPFVGGETGLRETGGAKFVLEGMSLFYGKQKILEDIGLEVKERSITAVIGPSGCGKSSFLRCLNRMNDLVEGCRVEGRVLLDGVDIYDRYCDPIALRQKVGMVFQKPNPFPKTVFENVAFGPRVLGIKDRVALQDIVEASLRKAALWEEVKDKLREPAMALSGGQQQRLCIARVLAVEPEVILLDEPCSALDPIATQRIEDLLVELKERYTIVIVTHNMQQAARVSDYTAFFLIERQGEPGRMIEFGETGTIFTNPSDERTERYITGRFG